tggagcgtagaagattgaggggagatttgatagaggtgcataagattttgatgggtatagatagaatgaatgcaagcaggctttttccgctgaggctaggggagaaaaaaaccagagggcatgggttaagggtgaaaggagaaaagtttaaagggaatattagggggggcttcttcacgcagagagtggtgggagtgtggaatgagctgccggataaagtggtaaatgcggggtcacttttaacatttaagaaaaacttggacgggttcatggatgagaggggtgtggagggatatggtccaagtgcaggtcagtgggactaggcataaaatggttcggcacagacaagaagggccataaggcctgtttctgagctgtaattttctatggttctatggtgactCACCAATGAGGGGCAAGGTCTCCGATGGGGGCACAATCTCTGCCACCATCTGCTGGAAGACAGTGAAGGCTAAAAGGATAGTGACGCCAAGAGAAACCTTCTCATCCGAATCAGCTGGCAAGTAGAAGCTGAGAGGAACCAGGGAGGAGATCATTATGCAGGGCAGGAGCAGGTTGTAGATGTAGAAAGATGGCCGCCTCTGCAGGGTCAGGGTGACGGTGATGTCGGGGTAGGGCTCCGAGCAGCATCCGTACAGGACAACGTTCTTCTCCGTGAGCATGCCCAGAACCTCCCATTCCACATTCTCCTCAAAGTCGCTGAGCCCCGCCCCCTCTAATCCGTGCACCAGGTTAATGTCACTCCCACTGTAGGTCCAGGAGCCAAAGGTCAAAGGGCACCGCTGGCCATCAAACGGGAAGGAGGAGATGTCGAGCTTGCAGGAGGTCCGAGCAATCACAGGGGAGTCCCAGGTCACCTGACCGTTGTGCCTGATAACAACGTTTGTTTCCGTGGAGCTGGCAAAGTGATCCTCAGCactggagggggaaggaggggagaggagagggagggggagggggagggggggggaaggaagagggggagggggaggggaggggagaccaaaggagagggaaagggaaaaggggggagaagggaagagGGAAGACGGGTAGGGAagaggggagacggggagggacagagcaggagagggggaaagagggtagatgggagagggggtgagggtaggtgggagaggggagggggagggaggaatgggagggaagaggggagggggatggaggaggggaggggagagaaattgacaaggggaatggaGGACAAGGGGAGAGTGACGGGGGTTCGGGAGGAGAAACAAAGAAAAGAATGTAACCAAATTCCATCAACTCGAGCTCTATCAAATTTATCTGAGAAATATGATTGAATtgaatcctgactccccaaagcctgtccaccatctacaaggcacaagtcaggagtgtgatggaacactccccacttgcctggatgggtgtggctccaacaacactcaagaagctcgacacaatccaggacaaagcagccccgcttgattgttaccccatccacaaacatccactccctccaccacagacactcagtagcagcagtgtgtaccatctacaagatgcactgcagcaactcaccaaagatccttagacagcaccttccaaacccacgaccacttccatctagaagaacaagggcagcagatacatgggaactccaccacctggaggttcccatccaagccactcaccatcctgacttagaaatatatcggccgttccttcgcagtcgctgggtcaaaatcctggaattccctccctaagggcattgtgggtcaacccacagaacacggactgcagcgattcaagaaggcagctcaccgccaccttctcaagggcaactgacaGCTTTGGGCTGTCTGAACTCAGTCTTGGATCAGATTGAGTTTAATACCGTGCTGACCTACTTGTTATAGAGAATCACATCCGGTTTCCACAGGTAACTGCTGGGTATGTGAAGGATATCAATGCCGCCGTAGTCATCTTTATCCCAGTGTCGGAATGCATCATTCCAGACTTGTCTGATCCACAGGTATGTTGTCAATATCTGATTCCTTTCATCCTGTAATACATCACGCCGCTTAGTGAACAGAATGGCacaaatacaacaacaacttgcatttacatagtgcctttaacacagCAAAACATCCAGAGTTGCTTCTTGGAGCAATTATCAAACTGAATGTGACACTGCCCAATGGGATTAGCTCGGATGAATGCTAGCCCGGTTGTTGGGGTACATTTCAGAATGTCTTAGAGGAGGATAATGAGGTAGAGGTGGAGAGCTTTAtggagctggtggaggttacagagatagggagagttgtgggATCTGCAGGAAGTTACAAAgatagatacagtgaaaagtattgtttcttgcgcactatacagacaaaacataccgttcatggagtacataggggaaaaggaaaagagagagtgcagaatgtagtgttacagtcatagctagggagtagagaaaggtcaacttaatgcaaggtaggtccattcaaaagtctgatgggagaagggaagaagctgtttttgagttggttggtacgtgacctcaaacttttgtatccttttcccgacagaagaaggtggaagagagaatgtctggggatgtgtggggtccttggataatgctggctgcttttccgaggcagtgggaagtataaacagtgtcaatggatgggaggctggtttgcgtgatggattgggctatattcacaaccttttgtagtttcttgtggtcttgggcagagcaggagccataccaagctgtgatacaaccagaaagaatgctttctatggtgcatctgaaaaagttggtgagaattgtagctgacatgcaaaatttccttagtcttctgagaaagcagaggcgttggtggggctttcttaactatagtgtcggcatggagggaccaggacaggggctaatgccctccaacctctcctcatagctaatgccctccataccaggcaacatcctggtaaatcttttctgtaccctctcctgttggtgatctggacacctaaaagcctgaagctctcgaccctttctacttcatccccgttgatgtagacaggggcatgttctccactacgcttcctgaagtcgatgacaatctcctttgttttgttgacattgagggagagattattgttgccgcaccagttcaccagattctctatctcattcctgtactctgtctcgtcattgtttgagatccgacccactacagcggTGGAAGATTAATCTTGCCGAATTTCTGCCCACTAGATAACccggcaaacaaatcttcaattaaaggaagtggatattgatcagcacacaacaccGGATTAATACTTATTAAAATCACCACAAGTACAAAcagaaccatctggtttcatgacaggtacgaCAGGGGTAACCCAGTCACTTATTGTAACCAGATCTAGCACACAAGTGTTAACAAATCACACTCATTCTTCTTCAATCTTTGGACAAATTGTATACGGCACCACACTTGCTTCAAaactttttggttgactattaggctttCTCTCCCTTCATTGAGCTCAGTGTCTCTTTGAATACACTCCGAgttatccagaaggtgctgtaggtctGTCTTAGAATCAACCAATCTGtggacagcactccagttaagctgtatcttctccaaccaccatctcccaaatagagctggaaagtTACCACGGATCAGACGGAGAGGTAACACTGCTGTTTGTCCTCTCAACTCTACATTGACCTTGATGTGACCTTTTAACGGCACAATCTCTTCCGTGTCCTTAAAATCCCATcggctggttttaaaggaagatgcttcagcttttgttggtgtGTGGTTTCAGGAATTTAAGATCCAGCAGCACCAGCATTAACCTCCATCCTAACAGACTGTCCACTAAACTTCTCAAACTCCCAGAATCTATTTGATTCACTCTGTATGGATAAGACGctcagttggagctcttcattttctggacattctcttcttcacagtcgtaattcttttcttccatgttgtaaattccttgtagaatgcaacttgttcttcttcttgaagatacccagattcttctgaatattctgctcaggggaagctggtcgagcccaacaagcttttgcaacaTGACCCACAATCCTTCCATGGAccatccttgctccagcattcactcactgaatgaCCCATTTTGGTACATCTgggacatgcttgttgctgttttgatttatgggcagttcccaacttgtggatcttcattcctgcactaaATTCTGAACTCTCTtcagcagccagttccatcgacaCTGCGATTGctgctgctgtctttaaagtcaaagcatgttcaggaAGCAATCTTCTTTAgacagcctcattttggagaccacaaactagataATCTCGATGAGTATCTTCTAACAACTCACCAAACtgacaatgttgtgccagcctatTAAGGTTGTCACAAATTGAGCAATACTTTCGCCTTCCACTTAATTCCTTCGCTGGAACCTGAACCATTCCACGATGATCAATGACTGTgagagagtaatgctcttcaaggatctttgtcaagtcattgtaAGTTTTACTTCCTGGCTTTTCTGAATGAATCAAGTTCTGGAGCAAATTGAATATTTTACTTTCTATTTATTGTACTGTGAAAAGCTGGTACGAGCAACTCATTTACAGttttattcacttgtacaaaATACTGAAACCGCTcggcttagaacaaagaacaaagaacaaagaaaattacagcacaggaacaggcccttcggcccctccaagcctgcaccgaccatgctgcccgacttaactaaaaccccctacccttctggggaccatattcctctattcccatcctattcatgtacttgtcaagaccccttaaaagtcactaccgtatccgcttccactacctcccccggcaacgggttccaggcacccactattctctgtgtaaaaaatctgcctcatacatctcctttaaaccttgcccctcgcaccttaaacctgtgtcccctagtaattgactcttccaccctgggaaaaagcttctgactatccactctgtccatgcctctcataatcttgtagacttctatcaggtctcccctcaacctccgtcgctccagtgagaacaaaccaagtttctccaacctctcctcatagctaatgccctccataccaggcaacatcctgctaaatcttttctgtaccctctccaaagcttccacatccttctgatagtgtggtgaccagaattgaacactatattccaagtgcggcctaactaaggttctataaggaTAGGagctccatgattcattttcttcattgaaagggccCATGGATCTTAATTGACTCCTCATTTCTCTCACAGGCACCAGCGAATCGCGACTGCTCAGTATATTTTGTCTTCCCAGTTCTCCCCTTTTCACCCTGGCGACCATTTACTTTATGTACTGTTTTTTCAAGTGGCCCCAGCTGCACAGCAAAGCATTCCTTCTTTCCAAATATGCCAGATTCTGCCTGGAATCGCACTCTCTGCTGAGCGGAAAATCCCCCACTTTTAAAACCACACGGAGAGCTTTTTCTCTTACTTGCCTTCCTGCACTGGCACATGAATCTTTAACCCTGTTCTTGCTTCTCCTCAGCTTTCTAATATTCGAAGTGCAAGGGCCCACAATTCTTCTTTCTTAACTTTGGATCTTTTCTCAATTTTCCTCGACAAAACAAAATCCTGACTCGGCGTCAATTTTctttctgtggatatggaccccaagatctctctgttcctccacattcctcagaaccctgccgttgaccctgtaatccgcattcaaatttgtcctcccaaaatgaatcacctcgcacttataccgaccacaatcccacccagaccctattcccgtaaccccacacatttaccctgctaatccccctgacactagggtcaatttagcatggccaatcaacctaacccgcacatttttgggctgtgttcggggttgtgggttttacacaaaaagaaaaaagacGCGGTTTGCACACACAAATTCAAAATAGCAACAACAAGGTTTATTGAGGAGCTGATGCCGGTACGGAGAGAAATCTAAACAGCAGCCAGTGAAACACCCTAACGACATCAACATTAAATCACGTGATcacctcttaaagcaatcatgcaaccacttaaacatATAACAAGAGCAGGGAATGCTAGAGAGGGGGCAGACTGGGGAGCAGAGAGGGGTTGCTTACCATGTCTATAATCTGGAAGAGTGTGATTTGCAGAGTTACATTGAGTGCTTGGTCTGTGTTCAGCACTGGTCTTAAATTGCGAGAATCATTCGCAAATAAATCATGGAGAAGCTGGTTGGCAAGTTTCCCCTTGGCACAGAGCGTACCTGGTATTGATTGGAAGCAGAATGTGACAAGTGAGTCCCGCCTGTAAAGCTCAAAGAATTAACCCTCTTCACACTGAGGTCCTGGAACAGAAACGTGGAGTAAACAATCTTGCTGAAACCTTTATCATCACATAGAAGAGgagagtggggcggcacggtggcacagtggttagcactgcagcctcacagcgccagggacccaggttcaattccagcctcgggtaactgtgtggagtttacacattctccctgtgtctgcgtgggtttcctccgggtgctccggtttcctcccacagcccaaaaatgtgcgagctaggttgctaaattgaccctaatgtcagggggattagcagggtaaatgtgtggggttacgggaatagggtctgggtgggattgtggtcggtataagtgcgaggtgattcattttggtaggacaaatttgaatgcggattacagggtcaatggcagggttctgaggaatgtggaggaacagagagatcttggggttcatatccacagatctctgaaagttaccactcaaatggatagagctgtgaagaaggcctatagtgtgttagcgtttattaacacggggtttgggtttgagagccgtggggttttgctgcaactgtacaggaccttggtgcgaccacatttggaatattgtgtgcagttctggtcacctcactataagaaggatgtggaagcgctggaaagagtgcagaggagatttaccaggatgctgcctggtttggagggtaggtcttatgaggaaaggttgagggagctagggctgttctctttagagcggaggaggatgagaagcgactgaatagaggtttataagatgatgagggggatagatagagtggacgttcagagactatttcctcgggtggatgtagctgttactagggggcataactataaggttcatggtgggagatccaggaaggatgtccgaggaaggttctttactcagagagtggttggggtgtggaatggactgcctgctgtgatagtggagtcagacactttaggaacatttaagcggttattggataggcacatggagcacaccaggatggtagggagtgggatagcttgatcttggttttggaaaaggttcggcacaacatcgtgggccgaagggcctgttctgtgctgtactgttctatgttctatgtacagactcgatgggccaaatggcctccccctgcactgtggggattctatgattggtcacACTAAATAATTACAAATTTCATCTAATTCATTTCTCATCATTCACAAAACCACGTTTGTATttcttggggggcggggggcgggggccggggggtgggggggggggggggggtggcggtttgggggggtggggggttggggggggggggtggggggaggaataaACAGATACTGGAGATGTGATAAAAGCCGAGATTGACAGGGAGAGGCACCAGGAGAGAACTGAGGGGGAAATACAGAGAATAGactgagaggaagggagagatagATATTCAGAGGGAGCGGAaagaggcctgggttcgattcccggctcgggtcactgtctgtgcggagtctgcacgttctccccgtgtctgcgtgggtttcctccgggtgctccggtttcctcccacagtccgaaagttgcagtgttaatgtaagcctacttgtgacacgaataaataaactctaaaaacTTCAAAGCTTCAGGTAGAAAGAgagaaaattaaaataaagagTTTCAGAGCCAATTGTAtcaattgggggggcgggggaaggaacagaaagagagaaagagatggagagagaataaagaggatggaacagaatgagacagagagaggcaggaggcagggagagagacacacacacagagggggagacacacacacacacacacacacacagagggggagacacacacacacacacagagggggagacacacacacacacacagagggggagacacacacacagagggggagacacacacac
The sequence above is drawn from the Mustelus asterias chromosome 10, sMusAst1.hap1.1, whole genome shotgun sequence genome and encodes:
- the LOC144499482 gene encoding neuronal acetylcholine receptor subunit alpha-10-like; this encodes MGRDSLVTFCFQSIPGTLCAKGKLANQLLHDLFANDSRNLRPVLNTDQALNVTLQITLFQIIDMDERNQILTTYLWIRQVWNDAFRHWDKDDYGGIDILHIPSSYLWKPDVILYNNAEDHFASSTETNVVIRHNGQVTWDSPVIARTSCKLDISSFPFDGQRCPLTFGSWTYSGSDINLVHGLEGAGLSDFEENVEWEVLGMLTEKNVVLYGCCSEPYPDITVTLTLQRRPSFYIYNLLLPCIMISSLVPLSFYLPADSDEKVSLGVTILLAFTVFQQMVAEIVPPSETLPLIGKYYIATMLMMTASTALSTLILNIHHCGPEVKPVPHWAKVVFLRHMASILLANEVGRKGAGGTEAADEVPKPTNGHGLREAEIEEEELGQFLSNTSSNCSNARKELRLPLRAAKVDRGQRGCGLRHWERLVRNLEFISDFLSYQRETQRQVSEWRRVARVIDRLYMYLYILMVCGMSVFIMVKAL